In one Brienomyrus brachyistius isolate T26 chromosome 7, BBRACH_0.4, whole genome shotgun sequence genomic region, the following are encoded:
- the LOC125745848 gene encoding beta-1,3-galactosyl-O-glycosyl-glycoprotein beta-1,6-N-acetylglucosaminyltransferase 4-like translates to MKIRCSSVLKLLKKIFIFFISLLLIYLFKSQYIKGTLRDSLFIEPYGTFSKILPKYDIDCEAVYELEPVEIGKTLEIRRKNIIDLEDDDIAVLTSDCEKFSKARGYAFHPTSEEERQFPLAYSLVVHKHASMVERILRAIYMPQNVYCIHYDKKSSKKFTETMKNIARCFPNVFIASKQESVQYADITRLRADINCLSDLLRSPVKWRYVINLCGQDFPLRSNFELVTELKGLQGANMLESSKPSDLKKLRFQFQHVLKDVPYEYQKLPVRTTQAKEMPPYNIEVFSGSAYFVLSREFVNYTHGNRKVEDFLTWSADTYSPDEHYWATLVRVPGVPGEIPRSRPDITDLMSKTRLVKWNYLEGSLYPPCTGVHIRSVCIYGAAELRWLLNYGHWFANKVDPKVDPILIQCLEERLIAQQKKLTRQTLTRTNILYE, encoded by the coding sequence ATGAAGATAAGATGTTCTTCTGTATTAAAACTTCTTAAaaagatatttatttttttcatatctCTGTtgcttatatatttatttaaatctcAGTACATAAAAGGAACTTTGAGAGACAGCCTTTTCATTGAGCCCTATGGGACCTTCTCCAAAATTTTGCCCAAGTATGATATTGACTGTGAGGCAGTTTACGAGTTGGAACCAGTAGAAATTGGAAAAACcttggaaataagaaggaaaaaTATCATTGATTTGGAGGATGATGATATTGCAGTTTTGACCTCAGATTGTGAGAAATTCTCCAAAGCCAGAGGATATGCATTTCACCCCACTTCTGAAGAGGAGCGTCAGTTCCCTTTGGCCTACTCGTTAGTTGTACACAAGCATGCCTCAATGGTGGAGAGGATCTTGCGGGCAATCTACATGCCTCAGAATGTTTACTGCATTCATTATGACAAGAAATCCTCCAAAAAATTTACTGAAACTATGAAGAATATCGCCAGATGTTTCCCTAACGTCTTCATTGCATCAAAGCAGGAATCTGTGCAGTACGCGGATATCACAAGGCTCAGGGCTGATATTAACTGTCTGTCAGACCTTCTCAGGTCTCCGGTCAAGTGGAGATATGTTATAAACTTGTGCGGCCAGGACTTCCCTCTGAGGTCCAACTTTGAGTTGGTGACAGAGCTGAAAGGCCTCCAAGGAGCCAACATGCTGGAGTCTAGCAAGCCCAGCGACTTGAAAAAGCTACGTTTCCAGTTCCAGCATGTGCTTAAAGACGTACCCTATGAGTACCAGAAGCTGCCCGTGCGGACCACGCAAGCCAAGGAGATGCCGCCATACAATATTGAGGTTTTCAGTGGGAGTGCCTACTTCGTCCTGTCACGCGAGTTTGTGAATTACACTCATGGGAACCGAAAGGTGGAGGACTTCCTGACCTGGTCGGCAGATACCTACTCCCCTGATGAGCATTACTGGGCCACTTTGGTGCGAGTGCCTGGTGTGCCGGGTGAGATCCCCAGATCCAGGCCTGACATCACAGACCTAATGAGCAAGACGCGACTGGTGAAATGGAACTACCTGGAAGGCTCCCTGTACCCACCATGCACTGGTGTTCACATACGCAGTGTCTGCATATATGGAGCAGCAGAGCTGCGCTGGCTACTGAATTATGGGCACTGGTTTGCAAACAAGGTGGACCCCAAGGTGGATCCTATTTTAATTCAATGTCTAGAGGAACGACTTATAGCGCAgcaaaaaaaactaacaagacAGACTTTGACTAGAACAAACATACTGTATGAATAG